A region from the Kribbella shirazensis genome encodes:
- a CDS encoding ABC transporter ATP-binding protein, which yields MIEFEDVTKRYPDGTVAVDKLSLRIPSNQITVFVGPSGCGKTTSLRMINRTIERTGGTISIDGQDINSQDPVTLRRGIGYVIQNAGLFPHRTVVDNIATVPRLLGWDKRKARGTAMELLERVGLDSKLAGRYPAQLSGGQQQRVGVARALAADPAIMLMDEPFSAVDPIVRHQLQEELLRLQRDIGKTIVFVTHDIDEAIKLGDNIAVMRVGGKLAQFAPPAELLAQPADDFVRGFVGQDRGYRALTFVHPETLPMKPLPDELALQDGVPVGWRNGSEELLPVGSVFQRGDSLRAALDAVLTSPTGWGVVVDEEGRAVGVVDQSAVAEALRS from the coding sequence ATGATCGAGTTCGAGGACGTCACCAAGCGGTATCCGGACGGCACCGTCGCCGTCGACAAGCTGTCCCTGCGGATCCCGAGCAACCAGATCACCGTGTTCGTCGGCCCGTCCGGCTGCGGCAAGACCACGTCGTTGCGGATGATCAACCGTACGATCGAGCGGACCGGCGGGACGATCTCGATCGACGGCCAGGACATCAACTCCCAGGACCCGGTCACGCTGCGGCGCGGCATTGGGTACGTGATCCAGAACGCCGGTCTGTTCCCGCACAGGACGGTTGTGGACAACATTGCCACTGTGCCGAGGCTGCTCGGCTGGGACAAGCGCAAGGCGCGCGGTACGGCGATGGAGCTGCTGGAGCGCGTCGGCCTGGACTCGAAGCTGGCCGGGCGGTATCCGGCCCAGCTGTCCGGTGGCCAGCAGCAACGAGTCGGCGTCGCCCGTGCGCTGGCGGCCGATCCGGCGATCATGCTGATGGACGAGCCGTTCAGCGCGGTGGACCCGATCGTCCGGCACCAGCTGCAGGAGGAGCTGCTCCGCCTGCAGCGCGACATCGGCAAGACGATCGTGTTCGTCACCCACGACATCGACGAGGCGATCAAGCTCGGCGACAACATCGCGGTGATGCGGGTCGGCGGCAAGCTGGCCCAGTTCGCTCCACCGGCCGAGCTGCTCGCCCAACCTGCGGACGACTTCGTGCGCGGGTTCGTCGGTCAGGACCGCGGTTACCGAGCGCTGACGTTCGTGCACCCCGAGACGCTGCCGATGAAACCGTTGCCGGACGAGCTGGCATTGCAGGACGGCGTACCGGTCGGCTGGCGGAACGGATCTGAGGAGCTGCTGCCTGTCGGTTCGGTGTTCCAGCGCGGCGACTCCCTGCGGGCGGCGCTGGACGCCGTGCTCACGTCGCCGACCGGCTGGGGCGTGGTCGTCGACGAGGAAGGCCGCGCGGTGGGC